In Brachyhypopomus gauderio isolate BG-103 chromosome 11, BGAUD_0.2, whole genome shotgun sequence, a single genomic region encodes these proteins:
- the eif1ad gene encoding putative RNA-binding protein EIF1AD isoform X1: MNELVKHLLRSFSKLSAMSQATKRKHVVKEVLGDYVTPSDNQQIMRILGTNGNNLHEAVTECGERFLLSMPTKFRKNIWIKRGDFVIVDPIEEGDKVKGEISSILYRDHIQYLRKLGIWPKGFMTDGVCEEKKTEPEKEQSNEQHQEEEECDSSDTDDDRDLFINTNRATVLYSDSEEDSDEEEEEEEENK, encoded by the exons ATGAATGAATTAGTAAAACATTTGCTTAG GTCGTTTTCGAAATTATCCGCGATGTCACAGGCCACCAAACGCAAACACGTCGTCAAGGAAGTTCTTGGAGATTACGTCACACCTAGTGACAACCAGCAGATCATGAGG ATTTTGGGAACCAATGGTAATAATCTCCATGAGGCTGTGACCGAATGTGGCGAGAGATTTCTGCTCAGCATGCCCACAAAGTTTCGCAAGAACATCTGGATCAAAAGAG GTGATTTTGTGATCGTAGACCCTATTGAGGAGGGTGACAAGGTGAAAGGCGAGATCAGCTCTATACTGTATAGGGACCATATCCAGTATCTGAGGAAACTTGGCATCTG GCCAAAAGGATTCATGACagacggtgtgtgtgaggagaagaaGACGGAGCCTGAGAAAGAACAGAGCAATGAACAGCACCAAGAGGAAGAagagtgtgacagcagtgacacCGATGATGATCGCGATCTTTTCATAAACACAAACCGGGCCACTGTTCTCTACAGTGACAGTGAGGAAGACtctgatgaggaggaggaggaggaagaggaaaataAGTGA
- the ctsf gene encoding cathepsin F, with the protein MDINPSRCHRAIVCLVLAAICSARGLQDEPNPSLMGAPGAPVHVSESDPEVIKAVKFAEERYNLESNGMHIRRVSKIIFAKKQIVKGVRYSITAEIGRTQCKKSAVLNSSEDCEFFQDPRKQKTEVCLFEVWDIPWENKSVLLRQKCQPAVSKETLVAKETKNVARVSLSRDKPTKESLELLTQFKEFMVAYNRTYSSQEEAEKRLHIFQKNLKTAQTLQSLDQGTAEYGVTKFSDLTEDEFRMMYLNPMLSQWSLQRKMKPAVPASNAAPSSWDWREHGAVSPVKNQGLCGSCWAFSVTGNIEGQWFKRTGQLLSLSEQELVDCDKLDQACGGGLPSNAYEAIENLGGLETETDYSYTGHKQSCDFSVGKVVAYINSSVELSKDENDIAAWLAENGPVSAALNAFAMQFYRKGVSHPLKIFCNPWMIDHAVLLIGYGERDGVPFWAIKNSWGEDYGEQGYYYLYRGNRLCGINKMCSSAVVN; encoded by the exons ATGGACATCAACCCGAGCCGCTGTCACCGTGCCATCGTATGTCTGGTCTTAGCTGCGATCTGTTCGGCTCGAGGGCTGCAGGATGAACCGAACCCTTCATTGATGGGGGCGCCCGGTGCGCCGGTCCACGTCTCGGAATCAGACCCGGAGGTCATTAAAGCGGTGAAATTTGCTGAGGAACGTTACAATCTGGAATCCAACGGAATGCACATACGCAGAGTCAGCAAAATAATATTTGCTAAGAAGCAG ATAGTTAAAGGAGTACGTTACAGCATAACAGCAGAAATTGGGCGGACTCAGTGCAAGAAGTCTGCAGTCCTGAATAGTTCTGAGGACTGCGAGTTTTTCCAAGACCCACGCAAGCAAAAG ACAGAGGTGTGTTTGTTTGAGGTATGGGACATTCCTTGGGAAAACAAGTCTGTTCTGCTCAGACAGAAATGCCAACCTGCAG TTTCAAAGGAGACTTTAGTTGCAAAAGAGACCAAGAATGTGGCACGTGTGTCCCTCTCTCGTGACAAGCCCACAAAG GAATCTTTAGAGCTCCTGACACAGTTCAAAGAGTTCATGGTTGCATACAACCGCACATACAGCTCCCAAGAGG AGGCTGAGAAGCGTCTGCACATTTTCCAGAAGAATCTGAAAACAGCACAGACCCTGCAGTCTCTGGACCAGGGCACGGCTGAATACGGAGTTACCAAGTTCAGTGatctcacag AGGACGAGTTTAGAATGATGTACCTGAACCCCATGCTGAGTCAGTGGAGTCTGCAGAGGAAGATGAAGCCAGCAGTTCCAGCCAGCAACGCCGCCCCGTCCAGCTGGGACTGGAGAGAGCACGGAGCCGTCAGCCCTGTCAAGAACCAG GGGCTGTGCGGCTCCTGTTGGGCGTTTTCTGTTACGGGGAACATTGAAGGCCAGTGGTTCAAGAGGACCGGACAACTGCTGTCCCTCTCGGAGCAAG AGCTGGTGGATTGTGATAAACTGGACCAAGCTTGTGGGGGTGGACTTCCATCCAATGCGTATGAAGCTATTGAAAACctgg GAGGTCTGGAGACAGAGACTGATTACAGCTACACTGGACACAAGCAGAGCTGTGATTTTTCTGTTGGAAAAGTCGTGGCCTACATCAACAGCTCAGTCGAACTTTCCAAAGATGAGAAtg ataTTGCTGCGTGGCTGGCTGAGAACGGCCCTGTGTCTGCTGCCCTCAATGCTTTTGCCATGCAG TTCTACAGGAAGGGAGTGTCTCATCCGCTGAAAATATTCTGCAACCCTTGGATGATTGATCATGCAGTGTTGCTCATCGGATATGGAGAAC GTGATGGTGTTCCATTCTGGGCCATTAAGAATAGCTGGGGAGAAGACTATGGTGAGCAG GGTTACTACTATCTGTACAGAGGAAATAGACTGTGTGGAATTAACAAGATGTGCTCATCTGCAGTGGTCAACTAg
- the fermt3b gene encoding fermitin family homolog 3b isoform X2, producing the protein MAAWDLLVTVDELGPDAPPLNISVTSDLHIGGVILKIVEKAQLQIDWSDHALWWEQKQQWVLRTSWTLEKCGIHADARLLFSPQHKALRVGLPNGTTLRLLACFSSPVFRTIQGICRVLSIRYPEELSLLRPVEEKKKKKDKDSAEEEYDLTGVPLTSGSLTVLYNGMPAHFADSPETQAVYKMLSVCQPSPAPESIAKMYRPASKVDKTHIHTRWLDSSRCLMQQGIQENDKLWLRFKYYTFHDMELKYDAVRLTQLYEQARWAILLEDNDCTEEEMMLFGALQYHIGKLSQSQEGSSSQDVEDLESALTSLEVKMVGENNSTDVLENMTAPELNDYLKLFRPRKLTLRDYKQYWFKFQNTSIFYYKSKDERFGEPIQQMNLKDCEVSPDVNIAGQKFCIRLLIPAPEGMYEVYLRCENEKQYSEWMAACKLASKGLTLLDSSYQKEVKNIQTFLSMQRPSSSTSTVQADEGIDTLSLVSPRYTKKYKSKQLTIRILEAYQNVSQLSLTAAILKFLQIWQSLPDFGVSYFMVRYLENNTNMKAQLTTVK; encoded by the exons ATGGCAGCGTGGGACCTGTTAGTCACAGTGGATGAGCTGGGCCCTGACGCACCACCCCTCAACATCAGCGTGACCTCCGACCTCCACATAGGCGGGGTCATTTTGAAGATTGTAGAGAAAGCGC AGCTGCAGATCGACTGGTCCGACCATGCTCTGTGGTGGGAGCAGAAGCAGCAGTGGGTCCTGCGCACGTCCTGGACGCTGGAGAAGTGCGGCATCCACGCCGACGCCCGTCTCCTGTTCTCCCCCCAGCACAAGGCCCTGCGGGTGGGCCTGCCCAACGGGACCACACTGCGTCTGCTCGCCTGCTTCTCCAGCCCCGTCTTCCGCACCATCCAGGGCATCTGCCGAGTCCTCT CCATACGTTACCCGGAGGAACTCTCTCTGCTGCGGCCcgtggaggagaagaagaagaagaaagataaAGACTCTGCAGAGGAGGAGTACGACCTCACGGGCGTGCCTCTGACATCAG GCTCACTTACGGTTCTGTACAACGGCATGCCAGCCCATTTTGCGGACTCCCCCGAGACTCAGGCCGTCTACAAGATGCTGTCTGTGTGCCAGCCTTCTCCTGCCCCTGAGAGCATCGCCAAAATGTACCGACCAGCCAGTAAGGTGGACaaaacacacatccacaccag GTGGCTGGATTCATCACGCTGCCTCATGCAGCAAGGAATCCAGGAGAACGACAAGCTGTGGCTTCGCTTCAAATACTACACCTTCCATGACATGGAGCTGAAG TATGATGCCGTGCGACTGACCCAGCTGTACGAGCAGGCACGCTGGGCCATCCTGCTGGAGGACAACGACTGCACCGAGGAGGAGATGATGCTGTTCGGGGCCCTGCAG taCCACATAGGCAAGCTGTCTCAGTCTCAGGAAGGGAGCTCCAGCCAGGACGTGGAAGACCTGGAGTCTGCGCTGACGTCTCTGGAGGTCAAGATGGTGGGAGAGAATAATAGCACAGACGTGCTG gaaaACATGACTGCCCCAGAACTGAATGACTACTTGAAATTATTTCG aCCCAGGAAACTAACTCTGAGGGATTACAAACAGTACTGGTTCAAGTTTCAGAACACTTCTATCTTCTATTACAAGAGCAAAGATGAAAGATTTGGAGAGCCAATCCAGCAAATGAACCTGAAGG ATTGCGAAGTATCTCCTGATGTGAACATAGCCGGACAGAAATTCTGTATCAGACTCCTGATCCCAGCTCCAGAGGGGATGTACGAAGTATATCTGCGGTGTGAGAAT GAGAAGCAGTACTCAGAATGGATGGCAGCTTGTAAGCTGGCCTCCAAAGGGCTGACCCTGCTGGACAGCTCCTACCAGAAGGAGGTGAAGAACATCCAGACCTTCTTGTCCATGCAACGCCCCAGCTCATCCACCTCCACTGTGCAGGCCGACGAGGGCATCGACACACTCAGCCTGGTCTCACCTCGCTACACTAAAAAATACAAGAGCAAACAG TTAACCATACGTATCCTGGAGGCCTATCAGAATGTATCCCAGCTCTCCCTGACGGCTGCCATTTTGAAGTTCCTCCAGATCTGGCAGTCCCTGCCTGACTTTGGTGTTTCATATTTCATGGTCAG GTACCTGGAGAATAATACCAACATGAAAGCACAGTTGACAACAGTAAAGTAG
- the eif1ad gene encoding putative RNA-binding protein EIF1AD isoform X2: MSQATKRKHVVKEVLGDYVTPSDNQQIMRILGTNGNNLHEAVTECGERFLLSMPTKFRKNIWIKRGDFVIVDPIEEGDKVKGEISSILYRDHIQYLRKLGIWPKGFMTDGVCEEKKTEPEKEQSNEQHQEEEECDSSDTDDDRDLFINTNRATVLYSDSEEDSDEEEEEEEENK, encoded by the exons ATGTCACAGGCCACCAAACGCAAACACGTCGTCAAGGAAGTTCTTGGAGATTACGTCACACCTAGTGACAACCAGCAGATCATGAGG ATTTTGGGAACCAATGGTAATAATCTCCATGAGGCTGTGACCGAATGTGGCGAGAGATTTCTGCTCAGCATGCCCACAAAGTTTCGCAAGAACATCTGGATCAAAAGAG GTGATTTTGTGATCGTAGACCCTATTGAGGAGGGTGACAAGGTGAAAGGCGAGATCAGCTCTATACTGTATAGGGACCATATCCAGTATCTGAGGAAACTTGGCATCTG GCCAAAAGGATTCATGACagacggtgtgtgtgaggagaagaaGACGGAGCCTGAGAAAGAACAGAGCAATGAACAGCACCAAGAGGAAGAagagtgtgacagcagtgacacCGATGATGATCGCGATCTTTTCATAAACACAAACCGGGCCACTGTTCTCTACAGTGACAGTGAGGAAGACtctgatgaggaggaggaggaggaagaggaaaataAGTGA
- the trpt1 gene encoding tRNA 2'-phosphotransferase 1: MDCQNPGKSRRRRGGRGTRDEGRDVRLSKSLSYALRHGACKMGFRMSSDGFIFVDELLSHQHFSSFSLEDVERVVATNDKQRFKLQNHPESGRVQIRANQGHSVQVEDLELRPVVSDDPDCPQEAVHGSYMMHWASIRSQGLSRMTRTHIHLAPGLPGEGRVISGMRGNCDLAVYIDVPKALSDGIKFYWSENGVLLTPGGADGLLSPRYFSRAQRLKPSQCELELQ; this comes from the exons ATGGACTGTCAAAATCCAGGGAAAAGCAGAAGAAGACGAGGGGGTCGTGGAACTCGAGACGAG GGCAGAGATGTACGTTTGTCAAAATCACTGTCTTATGCTCTAAGACACGGCGCCTGTAAAATGGGGTTTCGCATGAGCTcag ATGGCTTTATTTTCGTGGATGAACTTCTCAGTCATCAACATTTTAGTTCATTTTCACTGGAGGATGTAGAGAGAGTGGTGGCCACAAATGACAAACAGCGCTTCAAACTGCAGAACCACCCTGAAAGTGGGCGTGTCCAGATCCGGGCCAATCAGGGACATTCTGTACAG GTTGAAGACCTGGAGCTGAGACCAGTAGTGTCTGATGATCCAGACTGTCCGCAGGAGGCTGTTCATGGGTCTTACATGATGCACTGGGCCTCTATACGCAGCCAGGGTCTGAGCAGAATGACcaggacacacatacacctggCACCGGGGCTTCCTGGAGAGGGCCGGGTTATTAGTG GTATGAGAGGGAATTGTGATTTAGCTGTGTACATTGATGTCCCAAAAGCTCTGTCAG ATGGAATAAAATTCTACTGGTCTGAAAATGGAGTGTTGCTGACACCAGGTGGCGCAGACGGGCTGTTGTCGCCCCGATATTTTTCACGTGCACAGAGACTGAAACCTTCAC AATGTGAACTCGAACTGCAGTAA
- the LOC143527626 gene encoding N-acetyllactosaminide beta-1,3-N-acetylglucosaminyltransferase 2: MAVFLCRYRRILLVLCTPFIMVLCLFVYVTLVVCLTMAQTSLPFVPLGTSSLETYFIAKGSSVDGVQAPHPEQPYWREKLIKDGFWNSIQHIMDRQHNPILQFRTKKSLSMYHSDKSTSVSTHSQFACQPNYEVMWSMPDYFNLTPELQRFILSMHCRNYPLLIDQPAICPSTLAESPMLLLAIKSQVKNFENRQAIRQTWGRSGLVQGQKGMGGTVWRVFLLARSDGLENSEELMHLEKESKTYGDIIMWDFMDTFFNLTLKDVLFWQWFSEHCQNARFVFKGDDDVFVRTPALLDYLQTEEEVRLRTPDNHMKMEDFVAGDVIKFAIPIRSKANKYYISESFYKGMYPTYAGGGGVIYSGALVLRLLQVSMRVHLFPIDDVYVGMCLQRLGVIPIVHPAFLTFDFTDDEAKDPCAHHTILLVHKRSPSQLLKLWTESLIPSPHCIQTTLRVKVQPKKIAKLKRMARKLVKEPVLSKKSQRRF; encoded by the coding sequence ATGGCCGTTTTCCTGTGCCGATATCGGCGGATCCTGCTCGTCTTATGTACCCCATTTATAATGGTACTGTGTCTATTTGTCTATGTCACTCTGGTTGTGTGTTTGACCATGGCACAAACCAGTTTACCTTTTGTGCCACTTGGCACTTCTTCCCTGGAAACATACTTCATAGCCAAAGGCTCTTCTGTAGACGGGGTCCAGGCCCCTCACCCTGAGCAGCCCTACTGGAGAGAGAAACTGATCAAAGATGGCTTTTGGAACTCAATACAGCACATCATGGATCGCCAGCACAACCCCATCCTACAATTTAGGACTAAGAAGTCACTCTCTATGTACCATTCAGATAAAAGCACATCGGTCTCAACACATTCACAATTTGCATGTCAACCAAATTATGAAGTGATGTGGTCAATGCCAGATTATTTTAATCTGACGCCAGAATTGCAAAGATTTATCCTCTCCATGCACTGTAGAAACTACCCCCTGCTCATCGACCAGCCGGCGATATGTCCCAGTACACTGGCAGAGTCCCCTATGCTGCTGCTGGCCATTAAATCACAAGTAAAGAACTTTGAGAATCGTCAAGCCATCAGGCAGACGTGGGGGCGTTCGGGTCTGGtacagggacagaaaggcatGGGAGGAACAGTATGGAGGGTTTTTCTCTTGGCCAGATCTGATGGTTTAGAGAATTCAGAGGAACTTATGCACCTCGAGAAGGAGAGCAAAACGTACGGAGACATCATCATGTGGGACTTTATGGACACGTTCTTCAACCTGACACTGAAGGACGTCCTGTTCTGGCAGTGGTTCTCGGAGCACTGCCAGAATGCTCGCTTTGTGTTCAAGGGTGACGATGATGTCTTTGTGAGAACTCCAGCTCTCCTGGACTACCtacagacagaggaagaggttCGCTTAAGAACACCCGACAATCACATGAAAATGGAGGACTTTGTCGCAGGAGATGTCATCAAATTTGCTATTCCAATACGTTCAAAAGCAAATAAGTATTACATTTCTGAGAGTTTCTATAAGGGAATGTACCCAACATAtgcaggagggggaggggtgatctATTCTGGCGCTTTGGTCCTTAGGCTCCTCCAGGTGTCTATGAGAGTTCACCTGTTCCCTATTGATGACGTTTATGTGGGAATGTGTCTTCAGAGGTTGGGGGTCATCCCTATTGTCCATCCAGCCTTTCTTACTTTCGACTTCACTGATGACGAAGCCAAAGACCCTTGTGCTCACCACACCATCCTGCTGGTGCACAAACGCAGCCCCAGCCAATTGCTGAAGCTGTGGACAGAAAGCTTGATACCAAGTCCTCATTGCATCCAAACAACACTTCGAGTTAAAGTCCAACCAAAGAAAATAGCAAAGTTGAAAAGGATGGCAAGAAAGCTTGTAAAAGAACCTGTCTTGAGCAAGAAAAGTCAAAGAAGATTTTAA
- the fermt3b gene encoding fermitin family homolog 3b isoform X1 — MAAWDLLVTVDELGPDAPPLNISVTSDLHIGGVILKIVEKAQLQIDWSDHALWWEQKQQWVLRTSWTLEKCGIHADARLLFSPQHKALRVGLPNGTTLRLLACFSSPVFRTIQGICRVLSIRYPEELSLLRPVEEKKKKKDKDSAEEEYDLTGVPLTSGSLTVLYNGMPAHFADSPETQAVYKMLSVCQPSPAPESIAKMYRPASKVDKTHIHTRWLDSSRCLMQQGIQENDKLWLRFKYYTFHDMELKYDAVRLTQLYEQARWAILLEDNDCTEEEMMLFGALQYHIGKLSQSQEGSSSQDVEDLESALTSLEVKMVGENNSTDVLENMTAPELNDYLKLFRPRKLTLRDYKQYWFKFQNTSIFYYKSKDERFGEPIQQMNLKDCEVSPDVNIAGQKFCIRLLIPAPEGMYEVYLRCENEKQYSEWMAACKLASKGLTLLDSSYQKEVKNIQTFLSMQRPSSSTSTVQADEGIDTLSLVSPRYTKKYKSKQLTIRILEAYQNVSQLSLTAAILKFLQIWQSLPDFGVSYFMVRFKGCRKDEVLGIANNRLMRIDLGVGDVVKTWRYNSMRQWNVNWDIRQVAIEFDGNINVAFSCVTADCKIVHEYIGGYVFMLTRTQQPSDIVNEELFLKLTGGHEAL, encoded by the exons ATGGCAGCGTGGGACCTGTTAGTCACAGTGGATGAGCTGGGCCCTGACGCACCACCCCTCAACATCAGCGTGACCTCCGACCTCCACATAGGCGGGGTCATTTTGAAGATTGTAGAGAAAGCGC AGCTGCAGATCGACTGGTCCGACCATGCTCTGTGGTGGGAGCAGAAGCAGCAGTGGGTCCTGCGCACGTCCTGGACGCTGGAGAAGTGCGGCATCCACGCCGACGCCCGTCTCCTGTTCTCCCCCCAGCACAAGGCCCTGCGGGTGGGCCTGCCCAACGGGACCACACTGCGTCTGCTCGCCTGCTTCTCCAGCCCCGTCTTCCGCACCATCCAGGGCATCTGCCGAGTCCTCT CCATACGTTACCCGGAGGAACTCTCTCTGCTGCGGCCcgtggaggagaagaagaagaagaaagataaAGACTCTGCAGAGGAGGAGTACGACCTCACGGGCGTGCCTCTGACATCAG GCTCACTTACGGTTCTGTACAACGGCATGCCAGCCCATTTTGCGGACTCCCCCGAGACTCAGGCCGTCTACAAGATGCTGTCTGTGTGCCAGCCTTCTCCTGCCCCTGAGAGCATCGCCAAAATGTACCGACCAGCCAGTAAGGTGGACaaaacacacatccacaccag GTGGCTGGATTCATCACGCTGCCTCATGCAGCAAGGAATCCAGGAGAACGACAAGCTGTGGCTTCGCTTCAAATACTACACCTTCCATGACATGGAGCTGAAG TATGATGCCGTGCGACTGACCCAGCTGTACGAGCAGGCACGCTGGGCCATCCTGCTGGAGGACAACGACTGCACCGAGGAGGAGATGATGCTGTTCGGGGCCCTGCAG taCCACATAGGCAAGCTGTCTCAGTCTCAGGAAGGGAGCTCCAGCCAGGACGTGGAAGACCTGGAGTCTGCGCTGACGTCTCTGGAGGTCAAGATGGTGGGAGAGAATAATAGCACAGACGTGCTG gaaaACATGACTGCCCCAGAACTGAATGACTACTTGAAATTATTTCG aCCCAGGAAACTAACTCTGAGGGATTACAAACAGTACTGGTTCAAGTTTCAGAACACTTCTATCTTCTATTACAAGAGCAAAGATGAAAGATTTGGAGAGCCAATCCAGCAAATGAACCTGAAGG ATTGCGAAGTATCTCCTGATGTGAACATAGCCGGACAGAAATTCTGTATCAGACTCCTGATCCCAGCTCCAGAGGGGATGTACGAAGTATATCTGCGGTGTGAGAAT GAGAAGCAGTACTCAGAATGGATGGCAGCTTGTAAGCTGGCCTCCAAAGGGCTGACCCTGCTGGACAGCTCCTACCAGAAGGAGGTGAAGAACATCCAGACCTTCTTGTCCATGCAACGCCCCAGCTCATCCACCTCCACTGTGCAGGCCGACGAGGGCATCGACACACTCAGCCTGGTCTCACCTCGCTACACTAAAAAATACAAGAGCAAACAG TTAACCATACGTATCCTGGAGGCCTATCAGAATGTATCCCAGCTCTCCCTGACGGCTGCCATTTTGAAGTTCCTCCAGATCTGGCAGTCCCTGCCTGACTTTGGTGTTTCATATTTCATGGTCAG ATTTAAGGGCTGCCGTAAAGATGAGGTCCTGGGTATCGCCAACAACCGCTTGATGCGTATAGACCTTGGCGTGGGAGATGTAGTGAAGACATGGCGTTATAACAGCATGAGACAGTGGAACGTTAACTGGGATATAAGACAG GTGGCAATCGAGTTTGATGGCAACATCAACGTAGCTTTCAGCTGTGTGACAGCAGACTGCAAAATAGTGCATGAGTATATCGGTGGCTACGTCTTCATGTTAACCCGCACGCAGCAACCCAGCGACATCGTGAACGAGGAGCTTTTCCTCAAACTCACCGGGGGGCATGAAGCTCTCTGA